Proteins from a genomic interval of Nocardioides jishulii:
- a CDS encoding geranylgeranyl reductase family protein — protein MPHTLPTQTDVLVVGAGPAGSGAAAWAARHGLETLLVDAAVFPRDKTCGDGLTPRAIHELQALGLTDWVKGHTVNHGLRAHGFGQTLELNWPDVKGSDLSTWGSAVARTELDDHLRRTAVTSGATAVDGARAVDVVRDGGRVAAVVFEVAGPRGKERVVVRCRWLVVADGVRSPLGKLLGREWHRDTVYGVAGRSYVKSDRSDDPWISSHLELRDEDGKALAGYGWVFPLGTGEVNLGAGALATAKRPADIAVKPLMRHYAGQLREEFELRGDLRAEASALLPMGGAVSNVAGANWALVGDAAGCVNPLNGEGIDYGLETGRVVAELLAAHGADDGYSLATAWPALLRESYGESFSIARRLAGIATVPKVITALGPIGMRSDFLMTLALRWMGNLVTDEDRDRAARVWRWAGRQSIARDARPPFS, from the coding sequence GTGCCCCACACCCTGCCCACCCAGACCGACGTCCTCGTCGTCGGCGCCGGTCCCGCTGGATCCGGCGCTGCCGCGTGGGCAGCCCGCCACGGACTGGAGACCCTGCTCGTCGACGCAGCGGTCTTCCCCCGTGACAAGACCTGCGGCGACGGCCTGACGCCGCGTGCCATCCACGAGCTGCAGGCCCTGGGCCTCACCGACTGGGTCAAGGGACACACCGTCAACCACGGGCTGCGGGCCCACGGCTTCGGCCAGACGCTCGAGCTGAACTGGCCCGACGTGAAGGGCTCCGACCTGTCCACCTGGGGCTCGGCAGTCGCGCGCACCGAGCTCGACGACCACCTGCGTCGTACGGCCGTGACCTCCGGCGCCACCGCCGTCGACGGCGCCCGTGCGGTCGACGTCGTCCGCGACGGTGGCCGGGTGGCTGCCGTGGTGTTCGAGGTCGCCGGGCCGCGGGGCAAGGAGCGGGTCGTGGTGCGGTGCCGCTGGCTCGTCGTCGCCGACGGCGTACGCTCCCCGCTCGGCAAGCTGCTCGGCCGCGAGTGGCACCGCGACACCGTCTACGGCGTCGCGGGTCGGTCGTACGTGAAGTCGGACCGCAGCGACGACCCCTGGATCTCCTCCCACCTCGAGCTGCGCGACGAGGACGGCAAGGCCCTGGCCGGCTACGGCTGGGTCTTCCCGCTGGGCACCGGAGAGGTCAACCTCGGCGCCGGGGCGCTGGCCACGGCCAAGCGTCCTGCCGACATCGCGGTCAAGCCGCTGATGCGCCACTACGCCGGACAGCTGCGCGAGGAGTTCGAGCTGCGCGGTGACCTGCGCGCCGAGGCCTCCGCCCTGCTGCCGATGGGTGGGGCGGTGAGCAACGTGGCCGGGGCCAACTGGGCGCTGGTCGGCGACGCCGCCGGCTGCGTCAACCCGCTCAACGGCGAGGGCATCGACTACGGCCTGGAGACCGGCCGGGTGGTCGCCGAGCTGCTCGCCGCGCACGGTGCCGACGACGGCTACTCGCTGGCCACCGCCTGGCCGGCCCTGCTGCGCGAGAGCTACGGGGAGTCGTTCTCGATCGCCCGCCGCCTCGCTGGCATCGCCACGGTCCCGAAGGTGATCACGGCGCTCGGGCCGATCGGCATGCGGTCGGACTTCCTGATGACGCTGGCGCTGCGCTGGATGGGCAACCTCGTCACCGATGAGGACCGTGACCGGGCGGCCCGGGTGTGGCGTTGGGCAGGTCGCCAGTCGATCGCCCGCGACGCCAGGCCCCCGTTCTCCTGA
- a CDS encoding DNA-directed RNA polymerase subunit beta' yields the protein MLDVNFFDQLQISLATADSIREWSHGEVKKPETINYRTLKPERDGLFCEKIFGPTRDWECYCGKYKRVRFKGIICERCGVEVTRSKVRRERMGHIELAAPVTHIWYFKGVPSRLGYLLDLAPKDLEKVIYFAAYMITSVDEEARHRDMSSLENKVSLERERLEKRRDSMIDDRAKKLEEDLAALEAEGAKADQRRKVKDGAEREMAQLRKRSENELARLEEIWSTFKSLKVQDLLGDEILYRSMKDWFGKYFEGHMGATAIQKRLQDFDIAAEVESLRDTIANGKGQKKVRALKRLKVVDAFRKTGNQPIGMVLDAVPVIPPDLRPMVQLDGGRFATSDLNDLYRRVINRNNRLKRLLDLGAPEIIVNNEKRMLQEAVDSLFDNGRRGRPVTGPGNRPLKSISDMLKGKQGRFRQNLLGKRVDYSGRSVIVSGPQLKLHQCGLPKQMALELFKPFVMKRLVDLSHAQNIKSAKRMVERATSGGPRFAVVWDVLEEVITEHPVLLNRAPTLHRLGIQAFEPQLIEGKAIQIHPLVCTAFNADFDGDQMAVHLPLSAEAQAEARILMLSTNNILKPSDGRPVTMPTQDMIIGLFFLTTDREGEPGEGRQFSSQAEAIMAFDRGEISLQSKVKIRLADYVADIGDEPTSAIVDTTLGRTIFNDTLPADYPFVNEEVGKKRLGSIVNDLAERYTKVEVAASLDALKDAGFHWATRSGVTVSIDDVTAPAAKAQILSGYEAQASKVQQQFERGLVTDEERRQELIEIWTQASNEVAEAMAKNFDRSNPIYMMVDSGASGNMMQIRQVAGMRGLVANPKGEIIPRPIKANFREGLSVLEYFISTHGARKGLADTALRTADSGYLTRRLVDVSQDVIIREDDCGTERGLAKVIGEVLEDGRIVRHENAETAAYARSAATEVVHPTTGEVLAVPGEDLGDVKIGELVEAGITEVKVRSVLTCEARTGTCAKCYGRSLATGKLVDIGEAVGIIAAQSIGEPGTQLTMRTFHTGGVASADDITQGLPRVVELFEARTPKGMAPISEVAGRVEIEDTDKARKVIVTPDDGSELVEYPVSKRSRLRVADGDHIEVGDLLTFGTPDPKEVLRVLGIRRAQQHLVDEVQQVYRSQGVSIHDKHIEIIVRQMLRRVTVIESGETNLLPSDLVDRARFEEENRRVVSEGGKPASGRAELMGITKASLATESWLSAASFQETTRVLTDAAINGRSDSLLGLKENVIIGKLIPAGTGLERYRNIRVEPTEEARAAAYQVTGYDYDYDFGQGSGQAVALDDFDFGSYQN from the coding sequence GTGCTCGACGTCAATTTCTTCGACCAGCTGCAGATCTCGCTGGCCACCGCGGACTCGATCCGCGAGTGGAGCCACGGCGAGGTCAAGAAGCCGGAAACCATCAACTACCGCACCCTCAAGCCCGAGCGCGACGGACTCTTCTGCGAGAAGATCTTCGGCCCGACCCGGGACTGGGAGTGCTACTGCGGCAAGTACAAGCGCGTCCGCTTCAAGGGCATCATCTGTGAGCGTTGTGGCGTCGAGGTCACCCGCTCCAAGGTGCGCCGCGAGCGGATGGGCCACATCGAGCTGGCCGCGCCGGTCACCCACATCTGGTACTTCAAGGGTGTCCCGTCGCGTCTCGGCTACCTGCTCGACCTCGCCCCGAAGGACCTCGAGAAGGTCATCTACTTCGCGGCGTACATGATCACCTCCGTCGACGAGGAGGCACGTCACCGCGACATGTCCTCCCTCGAGAACAAGGTGAGCCTGGAGCGCGAGCGTCTCGAGAAGCGTCGCGACTCGATGATCGACGACCGCGCGAAGAAGCTCGAGGAGGACCTGGCTGCCCTCGAGGCCGAGGGTGCCAAGGCCGACCAGCGTCGCAAGGTCAAGGACGGCGCGGAGCGCGAGATGGCGCAGCTGCGCAAGCGCTCCGAGAACGAGCTGGCCCGCCTCGAGGAGATCTGGAGCACCTTCAAGAGCCTGAAGGTCCAGGACCTGCTCGGTGACGAGATCCTGTACCGCTCGATGAAGGACTGGTTCGGGAAGTACTTCGAGGGCCACATGGGCGCCACGGCGATCCAGAAGCGCCTCCAGGACTTCGACATCGCCGCCGAGGTGGAGTCGCTGCGCGACACCATCGCCAACGGCAAGGGCCAGAAGAAGGTCCGCGCCCTGAAGCGCCTCAAGGTGGTCGACGCCTTCCGCAAGACCGGCAACCAGCCGATCGGCATGGTGCTCGACGCCGTTCCGGTGATCCCGCCGGACCTGCGCCCGATGGTCCAGCTGGACGGTGGCCGCTTCGCGACCTCCGACCTCAACGACCTGTACCGCCGCGTGATCAACCGCAACAACCGACTCAAGCGACTGCTCGACCTCGGTGCGCCGGAGATCATCGTCAACAACGAGAAGCGGATGCTCCAGGAGGCTGTCGACAGCCTCTTCGACAACGGCCGTCGCGGTCGCCCGGTCACGGGCCCCGGCAACCGTCCGCTCAAGTCGATCTCCGACATGCTCAAGGGCAAGCAGGGTCGCTTCCGTCAGAACCTGCTCGGAAAGCGCGTCGACTACTCGGGTCGTTCGGTCATCGTCTCGGGTCCGCAGCTGAAGCTGCACCAGTGTGGTCTGCCCAAGCAGATGGCGCTGGAGCTCTTCAAGCCGTTCGTGATGAAGCGTCTGGTAGACCTCTCGCACGCGCAGAACATCAAGTCCGCCAAGCGGATGGTGGAGCGCGCGACGTCCGGCGGTCCCCGTTTCGCGGTGGTCTGGGACGTCCTCGAAGAGGTCATCACCGAGCACCCGGTGCTGCTCAACCGTGCACCCACGCTGCACCGTCTCGGCATCCAGGCGTTCGAGCCCCAGCTGATCGAGGGCAAGGCCATCCAGATCCACCCGCTCGTCTGCACCGCGTTCAACGCAGACTTCGACGGTGACCAGATGGCTGTCCACCTGCCGCTGTCGGCGGAGGCCCAGGCCGAGGCTCGCATCCTGATGCTCTCGACCAACAACATCCTCAAGCCGTCCGACGGTCGCCCGGTGACGATGCCGACCCAGGACATGATCATCGGCCTCTTCTTCCTCACGACCGACCGTGAGGGCGAGCCCGGCGAGGGACGTCAGTTCTCCTCGCAGGCCGAGGCGATCATGGCGTTCGACCGCGGCGAGATCTCGCTGCAGTCGAAGGTGAAGATCCGTCTGGCCGACTACGTCGCCGACATCGGTGACGAGCCGACCTCGGCGATCGTCGACACCACGCTGGGTCGCACGATCTTCAACGACACCCTTCCGGCCGACTACCCCTTCGTCAACGAAGAGGTGGGCAAGAAGCGTCTCGGCTCGATCGTCAACGACCTGGCCGAGCGCTACACCAAGGTCGAGGTCGCTGCCTCGCTCGACGCCCTCAAGGACGCCGGTTTCCACTGGGCCACCCGCTCGGGTGTCACCGTGTCGATCGACGACGTGACGGCTCCGGCCGCCAAGGCGCAGATCCTGTCTGGCTACGAGGCTCAGGCCTCGAAGGTCCAGCAGCAGTTCGAGCGCGGTCTCGTCACCGACGAGGAGCGTCGTCAGGAGCTCATCGAGATCTGGACCCAGGCGTCGAACGAGGTCGCCGAGGCCATGGCGAAGAACTTCGACCGCTCGAACCCGATCTACATGATGGTCGACTCCGGTGCCTCCGGAAACATGATGCAGATCCGTCAGGTCGCCGGTATGCGTGGCCTGGTGGCGAACCCCAAGGGCGAGATCATCCCGCGTCCGATCAAGGCCAACTTCCGTGAGGGCCTGTCGGTGCTGGAGTACTTCATCTCGACCCACGGTGCTCGTAAGGGTCTGGCCGACACCGCGCTGCGTACCGCCGACTCGGGTTACCTGACCCGGCGCCTGGTGGACGTCTCGCAGGACGTCATCATCCGTGAGGACGACTGTGGCACCGAGCGTGGTCTCGCCAAGGTCATCGGTGAGGTCCTCGAGGACGGTCGCATCGTCCGTCACGAGAACGCCGAGACCGCGGCGTACGCCCGTTCCGCGGCGACCGAGGTCGTCCACCCGACCACCGGCGAGGTTCTCGCCGTGCCGGGTGAGGACCTGGGTGACGTCAAGATCGGCGAGCTGGTCGAGGCCGGCATCACCGAGGTCAAGGTCCGCTCGGTCCTCACCTGCGAGGCCCGCACCGGTACCTGCGCCAAGTGCTACGGCCGTTCGCTGGCCACCGGCAAGCTGGTCGACATCGGTGAGGCCGTCGGCATCATCGCGGCCCAGTCGATCGGTGAGCCCGGAACCCAGCTGACCATGCGTACCTTCCACACCGGTGGTGTGGCGTCGGCCGACGACATCACGCAGGGTCTTCCCCGCGTCGTCGAGCTCTTCGAGGCCCGCACCCCGAAGGGCATGGCGCCCATCTCGGAGGTCGCCGGTCGCGTCGAGATCGAGGACACCGACAAGGCCCGCAAGGTCATCGTCACCCCCGACGACGGCTCCGAGCTCGTGGAGTACCCGGTCTCCAAGCGTTCGCGCCTGCGCGTCGCCGACGGCGACCACATCGAGGTCGGCGACCTGCTGACCTTCGGTACGCCGGACCCCAAGGAGGTCCTGCGGGTCCTCGGCATCCGCCGGGCCCAGCAGCACCTCGTCGACGAGGTCCAGCAGGTGTACCGCAGCCAGGGTGTGTCGATCCACGACAAGCACATCGAGATCATCGTGCGCCAGATGCTCCGTCGCGTGACGGTCATCGAGTCGGGTGAGACCAACCTGCTGCCGTCCGACCTGGTCGACCGTGCTCGCTTCGAGGAGGAGAACCGTCGCGTGGTCTCCGAGGGCGGCAAGCCGGCCTCGGGTCGTGCGGAGCTCATGGGCATCACCAAGGCCTCGCTGGCCACCGAGTCGTGGCTCTCGGCCGCCTCCTTCCAGGAGACGACCCGAGTCCTCACCGACGCGGCGATCAACGGTCGTTCGGACTCGCTCCTGGGTCTGAAGGAGAACGTGATCATCGGAAAGCTCATCCCGGCCGGTACCGGTCTGGAGCGCTACCGCAACATCCGCGTCGAGCCGACCGAGGAGGCCCGTGCGGCCGCCTACCAGGTCACCGGCTACGACTACGACTACGACTTCGGTCAGGGCAGCGGCCAGGCCGTCGCGCTGGACGACTTCGACTTCGGTTCCTACCAGAACTGA
- the rpoB gene encoding DNA-directed RNA polymerase subunit beta → MAARSSAGNPRRISFAKIKEPLEVPSLLALQTDSFHWLIGDEIWDETVAARKAAGEDVSEKSGLEEIFEEISPIEDFNDTMSLSFENPVFVDPKYTEEECKEKDFTYSRPLYVSAEFMNNTTGEIKAQTVFMGEFPMMTKKGTFIINGTERVVVSQLVRSPGAYFERTADKTSDKDIYTAKVIPSRGAWLEFEIDKRDLVGVRLDRKRKQNVTVLLKALQALASEEDYEGEPYDYESVMAELRQYESIQLTEEKDNTQGPDDALLDIYRKLRPGEPPTREAALTLLKNYYFNPKRYDLAKVGRYKINKKLGLDEAFDQQTLTIADIVAAIRYIVQLHASGVPTEPVDLLDPQGNVVIGQDDKPLKVSADDIDHFGNRRMRTVGELIQNQLRTGLARMERVVRERMTTQDVEAITPQSLINIRPVVAALKEFFGTSQLSQFMDQTNPIAGLTHKRRLSALGPGGLSRDRAGMEVRDVHPSHYGRMCPIETPEGPNIGLIGSLASYGRINPFGFIETPYRKVEDGVVTEKVDYLTADDEDRYVIAQANAAIDDSGRFVDERVLVRTKGGEVAEILPGDVDYMDVSPRQMVSVATALIPFLEHDDANRALMGANMQRQAVPLITSDSPLVGTGMEYRAAVDAGDVVVSDKAGVVKSVSADVIETMNDDGSYSAYRLAKFRRSNQGTAINQRPLVSEGDRLEVGSPIADGPCTENAEMALGRNLLVAFMPWQGHNYEDAIILSQRLVQEDILTSIHIEEHEVDARDTKLGPEEITRDIPNISEEGLADLDERGIIRIGAEVTTGDILVGKVTPKGETELTPEERLLRAIFGEKAREVRDTSMKVPHGESGTVIGVRVFDREEGDELPPGVNQLVRVYVAQKRKISVGDKLAGRHGNKGVIAKILPIEDMPFMEDGTPVDVILNPLGVPRRMNIGQILELHLGWLAKQGWDLNLSDDQSDAAWKQRLIRIGADKAEPGTKVATPVFDGAREDEIVGLLDATLPNRDGKRLIDSTGKARLFDGRSGEPFPDPVSVGYKYILKLHHLVDDKIHARSTGPYSMITQQPLGGKAQFGGQRFGEMEVWAMEAYGAAYALQELLTIKSDDVPGRVKVYEAIVKGENIPDSGIPESFKVLIKEMQSLCLNVEVLSQDGTPISLKDAEDDVFRAAEELGIDLSRREPSSVEEV, encoded by the coding sequence TTGGCCGCGCGCAGCTCCGCTGGTAACCCCCGTCGCATCTCTTTCGCAAAGATCAAGGAGCCTCTCGAGGTTCCCTCTCTCCTGGCTCTCCAGACCGACAGCTTCCACTGGCTGATCGGTGACGAGATCTGGGACGAGACCGTCGCCGCCCGCAAGGCGGCTGGCGAGGACGTCTCCGAGAAGTCGGGTCTCGAGGAGATCTTCGAGGAGATCTCTCCGATCGAGGACTTCAACGACACCATGTCGTTGTCGTTCGAGAACCCTGTCTTCGTGGACCCCAAGTACACGGAGGAGGAGTGCAAGGAGAAGGACTTCACCTACTCCCGACCGCTGTACGTCTCCGCCGAGTTCATGAACAACACGACCGGTGAGATCAAGGCCCAGACCGTCTTCATGGGTGAGTTCCCCATGATGACGAAGAAGGGCACCTTCATCATCAACGGCACCGAGCGTGTCGTCGTGTCCCAGCTGGTCCGTTCGCCCGGTGCCTACTTCGAGCGCACCGCCGACAAGACCTCCGACAAGGACATCTACACCGCCAAGGTCATCCCCTCGCGTGGTGCCTGGCTCGAGTTCGAGATCGACAAGCGCGACCTGGTCGGCGTACGCCTCGACCGCAAGCGCAAGCAGAACGTCACGGTGCTGCTCAAGGCGCTGCAGGCGCTCGCCTCCGAGGAGGACTACGAGGGCGAGCCGTACGACTACGAGTCGGTCATGGCCGAGCTCCGTCAGTACGAGTCGATCCAGCTGACCGAGGAGAAGGACAACACCCAGGGTCCGGACGACGCGCTGCTCGACATCTACCGCAAGCTCCGTCCGGGCGAGCCGCCGACGCGTGAGGCCGCGCTCACCCTGTTGAAGAACTACTACTTCAACCCGAAGCGCTACGACCTGGCCAAGGTCGGTCGCTACAAGATCAACAAGAAGCTGGGCCTCGACGAGGCGTTCGACCAGCAGACGCTGACCATCGCCGACATCGTCGCCGCGATCCGCTACATCGTGCAGCTGCACGCCTCTGGCGTCCCGACCGAGCCCGTCGACCTCCTCGACCCCCAGGGCAACGTCGTGATCGGCCAGGACGACAAGCCGCTCAAGGTCTCCGCGGACGACATCGACCACTTCGGCAACCGCCGCATGCGCACGGTCGGCGAGCTGATCCAGAACCAGCTCCGCACCGGTCTGGCCCGCATGGAGCGCGTCGTCCGTGAGCGCATGACGACCCAGGACGTCGAGGCCATCACGCCGCAGTCCCTGATCAACATCCGCCCGGTCGTCGCGGCGCTGAAGGAGTTCTTCGGCACCTCGCAGCTGTCGCAGTTCATGGACCAGACCAACCCGATCGCGGGACTGACGCACAAGCGTCGCCTCTCCGCTCTCGGTCCCGGTGGTCTCTCCCGTGACCGCGCCGGCATGGAGGTCCGAGACGTCCACCCGTCGCACTACGGCCGCATGTGCCCCATCGAGACCCCTGAAGGCCCGAACATCGGTCTGATCGGCTCGCTGGCCTCCTACGGTCGGATCAACCCGTTCGGCTTCATCGAGACCCCGTACCGCAAGGTCGAGGACGGCGTCGTCACGGAAAAGGTCGACTACCTGACCGCCGACGACGAGGACCGCTACGTCATCGCGCAGGCCAACGCCGCGATCGACGACTCGGGTCGCTTCGTCGACGAGCGCGTCCTGGTCCGCACCAAGGGTGGCGAGGTCGCCGAGATCCTGCCGGGCGACGTGGACTACATGGACGTCTCGCCGCGCCAGATGGTGTCGGTCGCGACCGCCCTGATCCCGTTCCTCGAGCACGACGACGCCAACCGCGCGCTCATGGGCGCCAACATGCAGCGTCAGGCCGTTCCGCTCATCACCTCGGACAGCCCGCTCGTCGGCACCGGCATGGAGTACCGCGCCGCCGTCGACGCCGGTGACGTGGTCGTGTCGGACAAGGCTGGTGTCGTGAAGTCGGTCTCCGCCGACGTCATCGAGACCATGAACGACGACGGGTCGTACTCCGCGTACCGCCTGGCGAAGTTCCGCCGCTCGAACCAGGGCACCGCGATCAACCAGCGCCCGCTGGTGAGCGAGGGTGACCGCCTCGAGGTCGGTTCGCCGATCGCCGACGGCCCCTGCACCGAGAACGCCGAGATGGCCCTGGGTCGCAACCTCCTCGTGGCCTTCATGCCGTGGCAGGGCCACAACTACGAGGACGCCATCATCCTGAGCCAGCGCCTGGTCCAGGAGGACATCCTCACCTCGATCCACATCGAGGAGCACGAGGTCGACGCGCGCGACACCAAGCTCGGCCCCGAGGAGATCACCCGGGACATCCCGAACATCTCCGAGGAGGGTCTGGCCGACCTCGACGAGCGCGGCATCATCCGCATCGGCGCCGAGGTCACCACCGGTGACATCCTCGTCGGCAAGGTCACGCCCAAGGGTGAGACCGAGCTGACCCCGGAGGAGCGCCTGCTGCGCGCCATCTTCGGTGAGAAGGCCCGCGAGGTCCGCGACACCTCGATGAAGGTCCCGCACGGTGAGTCCGGAACGGTCATCGGCGTCCGCGTCTTCGACCGCGAGGAGGGCGACGAGCTGCCCCCGGGCGTGAACCAGCTGGTTCGCGTGTACGTGGCGCAGAAGCGCAAGATCTCCGTCGGTGACAAGCTCGCCGGTCGTCACGGCAACAAGGGCGTCATCGCCAAGATCCTGCCGATCGAGGACATGCCGTTCATGGAGGACGGCACCCCGGTCGACGTGATCCTGAACCCGCTCGGTGTGCCGCGTCGTATGAACATCGGCCAGATCCTCGAGCTCCACCTCGGTTGGCTCGCCAAGCAGGGTTGGGACCTCAACCTCTCCGACGACCAGTCGGACGCGGCCTGGAAGCAGCGCCTCATCCGCATCGGTGCGGACAAGGCCGAGCCCGGCACGAAGGTCGCCACCCCGGTCTTCGACGGTGCCCGCGAGGACGAGATCGTCGGTCTGCTCGACGCGACGCTCCCCAACCGTGACGGCAAGCGCCTGATCGACTCGACCGGTAAGGCCCGTCTCTTCGACGGCCGCTCCGGCGAGCCGTTCCCGGACCCGGTGTCGGTCGGCTACAAGTACATCCTCAAGCTCCACCACCTGGTCGACGACAAGATCCACGCGCGCTCGACCGGCCCGTACTCGATGATCACCCAGCAGCCGCTCGGCGGTAAGGCCCAGTTCGGTGGCCAGCGCTTCGGTGAGATGGAGGTCTGGGCGATGGAGGCGTACGGCGCTGCCTACGCGCTCCAGGAGCTGCTGACGATCAAGTCCGACGACGTGCCCGGTCGCGTCAAGGTCTACGAAGCCATCGTGAAGGGTGAGAACATCCCCGACTCCGGTATCCCCGAGTCGTTCAAGGTTCTCATCAAGGAGATGCAGTCGCTCTGCCTCAACGTCGAGGTCCTGTCCCAGGACGGGACCCCGATCTCGTTGAAGGACGCCGAGGACGACGTGTTCCGAGCAGCTGAAGAGCTCGGCATCGACCTGTCGCGTCGCGAGCCCAGCTCCGTCGAAGAAGTCTGA
- the rplL gene encoding 50S ribosomal protein L7/L12, protein MAKLSTAELLDAFKEMTLIELSEFVKEFEDTFGVTAAAPVAVAAAPAAGGAAGGEAAEEKDEFDVILEAAGDKKINVIKEVRALTGLGLKEAKDLVESAPKAVLEGANKEAANKAKESLEGAGATVTLK, encoded by the coding sequence ATGGCGAAGCTCAGCACCGCAGAGCTCCTCGACGCGTTCAAGGAGATGACCCTCATCGAGCTCTCCGAGTTCGTGAAGGAGTTCGAGGACACCTTCGGCGTCACCGCCGCTGCCCCCGTCGCCGTTGCCGCTGCCCCCGCCGCTGGCGGCGCTGCCGGTGGCGAGGCCGCTGAGGAGAAGGACGAGTTCGACGTCATCCTCGAGGCCGCTGGTGACAAGAAGATCAACGTCATCAAGGAGGTGCGCGCCCTCACCGGTCTCGGTCTCAAGGAGGCCAAGGACCTGGTGGAGTCCGCTCCCAAGGCTGTCCTCGAAGGCGCCAACAAGGAGGCCGCGAACAAGGCCAAGGAGTCCCTCGAGGGCGCCGGCGCCACCGTCACCCTCAAGTGA
- the rplJ gene encoding 50S ribosomal protein L10, translating into MARPEKAAAIADIVESFNGSAGAVLTEYRGLTVKQLQELRRSLGENANYAVVKNTLAKLAANEVGITGFDDLLTGPTAIAFIEGDVVEAAKGLRDFAKANPALVIKGGVLDGNILDAAEIAKLADLESREVLLGKMAGAMLASLSQAVYLLNAPLSQAARLAGALQAKAEQDPSILAGGAGTPAAAEDAPAAEEAASEEAPAAEAPAEAADEAAESTDA; encoded by the coding sequence ATGGCGCGGCCAGAGAAGGCAGCAGCCATCGCGGACATCGTTGAGTCATTCAACGGTTCCGCTGGTGCTGTGCTGACCGAGTACCGCGGTCTCACCGTGAAGCAGCTGCAGGAACTGCGGCGCTCCCTCGGCGAGAACGCCAACTACGCCGTGGTCAAGAACACGCTGGCCAAGCTTGCCGCCAACGAGGTGGGCATCACCGGCTTCGACGACCTGCTCACCGGCCCGACCGCCATCGCCTTCATCGAGGGCGACGTGGTCGAGGCGGCGAAGGGTCTGCGTGACTTTGCCAAGGCAAACCCCGCCCTTGTCATCAAGGGCGGTGTCCTGGACGGGAACATCCTCGACGCTGCCGAGATCGCCAAGCTGGCCGATCTCGAGTCGCGTGAGGTCCTGCTCGGCAAGATGGCTGGCGCAATGCTGGCCTCCCTGTCGCAGGCCGTCTACCTGCTCAACGCCCCGCTCTCGCAGGCTGCCCGGCTCGCCGGCGCCCTGCAGGCGAAGGCAGAGCAGGACCCCTCGATCCTCGCAGGTGGTGCCGGCACGCCGGCCGCTGCCGAGGACGCTCCGGCTGCCGAAGAGGCCGCTTCGGAGGAGGCTCCCGCTGCGGAGGCTCCCGCCGAGGCTGCTGACGAGGCTGCCGAGTCCACCGACGCCTGA
- a CDS encoding DnaB-like helicase C-terminal domain-containing protein yields the protein MLTPLDEVLERVDSRLLSPQTDVRIWTTGFPLLDDALGGGLRAGTLNLLAGSQGEGKTTFALQIARQCAKAGQPVVFFSFELEAEVLLQKMIAAEAAEYAAESPVSVYQVRAAFEGTDGGAGGLPERLGRYNGGLDALAAISEFAPLLHVHRSTTTSTNLDVIARTVKDVTAQHGHPPLVVIDYLQKVRPREPMEEEQAVTHVTERLKDIAIDSDCPVLSISASDRAGLEPGQRMRARNMKGSTALAYEADVVLILSNKADIVARHHLLYAANNGANFREYSVLTVDKNRSGRTGAEVEFRKQFTSGRFVPEGSVVSEDLVDERVFVK from the coding sequence ATGCTGACTCCCCTCGACGAGGTGCTGGAGCGCGTCGACAGCCGACTGCTCTCCCCCCAGACCGACGTACGCATCTGGACGACGGGTTTCCCGCTCCTGGACGACGCGCTGGGCGGCGGCCTGCGAGCCGGCACCCTCAACCTCCTCGCCGGCTCCCAGGGCGAGGGCAAGACCACGTTCGCGCTGCAGATCGCTCGCCAGTGCGCCAAGGCCGGACAGCCCGTCGTCTTCTTCTCGTTCGAGCTCGAGGCCGAGGTGCTGCTCCAGAAGATGATCGCGGCGGAGGCGGCCGAGTACGCCGCCGAGAGCCCTGTCAGCGTCTACCAGGTGCGTGCGGCCTTCGAGGGCACCGACGGCGGCGCCGGAGGCCTGCCCGAGCGCCTGGGCCGCTACAACGGCGGCCTCGACGCCCTGGCGGCGATCTCCGAGTTCGCCCCGCTCCTGCACGTGCACCGCTCCACCACCACCTCGACCAACCTCGACGTGATCGCCCGGACCGTCAAGGACGTGACCGCCCAGCACGGCCACCCCCCGCTGGTCGTCATCGACTACCTGCAGAAGGTGCGCCCGCGCGAGCCGATGGAGGAGGAGCAGGCCGTCACCCACGTGACCGAGCGCCTCAAGGACATCGCCATCGACTCCGACTGCCCGGTGCTCAGCATCTCCGCCTCGGACCGGGCCGGCCTCGAGCCCGGTCAGCGCATGCGCGCGCGCAACATGAAGGGCTCCACGGCCCTGGCGTACGAGGCCGACGTCGTGCTGATCCTGTCGAACAAGGCCGACATCGTCGCCCGGCACCACCTGCTGTACGCCGCGAACAACGGCGCGAACTTCCGTGAGTACTCCGTGCTCACCGTCGACAAGAACCGCTCCGGGCGCACCGGCGCCGAGGTCGAGTTCCGCAAGCAGTTCACCAGTGGACGCTTCGTGCCCGAGGGCTCGGTCGTCTCGGAGGACCTGGTCGACGAACGCGTCTTCGTGAAGTGA